The Iamia sp. SCSIO 61187 genomic sequence CCTCGGCGGTCGCGGTGCCGGGCGTCGCCGACCTGCTCGGGGAGCTGGCCCTCCACTACCGGATCGTGGCCGTCATCTCGGGCCGACCGGTGTCGTTCCTGTCGCCGCAGCTGCCGCCCGCGGTGGTCGTGGTGGGGCTGTACGGCCTCGAGGTGCGCCGGGACGGGACGGTGCACGTCGACCCGACCGCCGAGGAGTGGCGATCGGTCGTCGAGGAGACGGCCCAGCGCTGCCGCGACGGCGTCCCGCCCGGCGCCGTGGTCGAGTCCAAGGGGCTCTCGCTCACCCTCCACTACCGGACCGCCCCCGACGCCGAGGCCCAGGTCATGGCCCTGGCCGAGGAGGTGGGGGCGACGAGCGGGCTGGTGGTGCGCCCGGCCCGCCAGTCGGTCGAGCTGCACCCGCCGGTCGAGTCCGACAAGGGCACGGCCCTGCGGGCGATCGGGTCGGGTCTCCGGGCCGCCTGCTACCTGGGCGACGACCTCGGGGACCTCTCGGCCTTCCGGGCCCTCGACGAGATGGACGCCGAGGGGGCGGCGACGGCGCGCGTCGCGGTCGCCAGCGACGAGGCCCCGCCGGCCCTGCTCGACGCCGCCGACGTCCGGGTCGACAGCCCGGAGGCGGCGGCCACGCTGCTGCGCGGCCTCCTCCCCTGAGGCCGGTCAGGCCCGGACCGGCTCCCGGAGGACCGCTTCGGTCGTGACCAGGCCCACCACGGTCCCGTCGTCGGTCACGGCGAGGACGTGCATGGGCCGAGACCGGGCGACGCGCTGGGCCGCCTCGACCGTCGACGACGCCTCCAACGAGGCGAAGTAGGGCGTCATCACGGCGTGGACCGGGGTGGCGTCGAGGTCCATGTCGTGGGCGAGGGCCCGGGCCAGGTCGTGCTCGGACACGATCCCGGCCACGTTGCGGGTGTGGCCCACCACCGCCGCCGGCGCCCCGACCTCCTCCAGCTGGAGCAGCGCCAGCCGCAGGCAGGTGTCCTCCCCGACCACCACGGGCGGCGCGGTCACCAGGTCCCCGACGCGCCTCTCGGTGTCTCGGCTCTCCGTGTCGCTGCTCATCGTCGACCTCCAGGTATCCCCACAGGATGCCGCTCCGTGTCGGATGGCACTAGGGCCTTCGGTCATGAATCGCGTCTGACCCCGGGCTGTCCGGGCCGTGGACGGAGGTTGACGGATGGCACACTGGTCCCGGTTCGACCCCGGAGGCCGCCGTGTTCGCACGTGTCACGAGAGCTCAGATCGACACCGACACCGTGTCGGTCGAGGATGCCCTGCGGCGGTTCCAGGCGGCGGCCATGCCCTCGCTGCAGGAGCAGCACGGCTACCGAGGGCTGTGCGTCCTGGCCGGTCAGGAGGGCGAGGTCCTGCTCGTGTCGTTCTGGGCCACCGAGGCGTCGGCCCACGCCCTCGAGGACGGCGGGTGGTACTTCGAGGTCCTCCGCGACTTCATCACCCTGCTCCAGGCCGAGCCCGGTCGGGCCACCTACGAGGTGCTGGCCGCCGACCTGAGCCGGGCGACGAGCTGACCCCCGGAGCCCGCGCCGGCCGCGGTCACGACGGGGCGTCGGCGTCGCCCGCCTGGCGCGCCACCAGCTCGGCGACGTTGTCGGGGAGCGTCTCCTCGAAGTCGATCATCTTGGCCCAGGTGGGCCGCACGACGATGCGCACCATGGCGTCGTAGAGCGACCGGACCCCGGCCTCCCACTCGACCCGCTGCTCGGGGGTCATCTCGTAGGAGCCGTTCATCTGCAGGTACTCCTCGGGGATCCCCGCGACCTCGTCGAGCACGGCCTCGCCGCGGAGCAGCAGGACGTCGGGCGGGTGGACCTCGGTGTCGATGGTCAGGGCCACCGCCGGGTTGGCTCGCAGCGCCGCCACCTTCCGGGCGTTCGTCGAGGTGCACATCACCACCTCGGTGCCGTTCCAGTGGAAGCCGATCGGCAGCACCCGGGGCGTGCCGTCGGGGGCGACGAAGGCGAGGCGGGCGATGTCACGGCCCAGCATCGCCTGGCTGACGGGGTGGGCGAGCACGTCGTCGATCTCGGTCGGGGGCATCGTCGTGGTCATGGTGGTCTCCTCGGGTCCGCTCGGCCGGCCGGCCGAGGTACCCAGGGGACGGAGCCC encodes the following:
- the otsB gene encoding trehalose-phosphatase gives rise to the protein MDHDLPTPLAPLRQDPSSSGIFTDFDGTLAPIVADPASAVAVPGVADLLGELALHYRIVAVISGRPVSFLSPQLPPAVVVVGLYGLEVRRDGTVHVDPTAEEWRSVVEETAQRCRDGVPPGAVVESKGLSLTLHYRTAPDAEAQVMALAEEVGATSGLVVRPARQSVELHPPVESDKGTALRAIGSGLRAACYLGDDLGDLSAFRALDEMDAEGAATARVAVASDEAPPALLDAADVRVDSPEAAATLLRGLLP
- a CDS encoding cyclic nucleotide-binding/CBS domain-containing protein yields the protein MSSDTESRDTERRVGDLVTAPPVVVGEDTCLRLALLQLEEVGAPAAVVGHTRNVAGIVSEHDLARALAHDMDLDATPVHAVMTPYFASLEASSTVEAAQRVARSRPMHVLAVTDDGTVVGLVTTEAVLREPVRA
- a CDS encoding antibiotic biosynthesis monooxygenase — encoded protein: MFARVTRAQIDTDTVSVEDALRRFQAAAMPSLQEQHGYRGLCVLAGQEGEVLLVSFWATEASAHALEDGGWYFEVLRDFITLLQAEPGRATYEVLAADLSRATS
- a CDS encoding pyridoxamine 5'-phosphate oxidase family protein, translated to MPPTEIDDVLAHPVSQAMLGRDIARLAFVAPDGTPRVLPIGFHWNGTEVVMCTSTNARKVAALRANPAVALTIDTEVHPPDVLLLRGEAVLDEVAGIPEEYLQMNGSYEMTPEQRVEWEAGVRSLYDAMVRIVVRPTWAKMIDFEETLPDNVAELVARQAGDADAPS